One genomic region from Pseudomonadota bacterium encodes:
- a CDS encoding sigma-70 family RNA polymerase sigma factor: MTDAAIALLMGDMMVPGGEELHLADREIAARAAAGDATAFRELYVRHRQPVYAVVARMIEGEADREELLQDVFTQVYLSLGGFRGDAKLSTWIHRIAVNVTFQHIRRKGRRVRLQLVDATPAEDLSIETRTTSQSPEDDASLRDRKVAVERALARLSPKKRIVLVLSDFEGYTSNEIAEIVGASSLTVRTRLFYARKEFYREISREAAFADLAAGEARG; this comes from the coding sequence ATGACCGACGCGGCGATAGCACTGCTGATGGGCGACATGATGGTGCCAGGCGGCGAGGAGCTCCACCTCGCGGATCGGGAGATCGCGGCGCGCGCGGCCGCCGGCGACGCGACCGCGTTTCGGGAGCTGTACGTCCGCCATCGGCAGCCCGTCTACGCGGTGGTCGCCAGGATGATCGAGGGCGAGGCCGATCGGGAGGAGCTCCTGCAGGACGTCTTCACGCAGGTCTACCTGTCGCTCGGCGGCTTCAGGGGGGACGCGAAGCTCTCCACCTGGATCCACAGGATCGCCGTCAACGTCACGTTCCAGCACATTCGGCGCAAGGGGCGCCGGGTCCGGCTGCAGCTCGTGGACGCGACGCCCGCCGAGGATCTCTCGATCGAGACCAGGACGACCTCGCAGAGCCCGGAGGACGACGCCTCGCTGCGCGATCGCAAGGTCGCCGTCGAGCGCGCGCTGGCGAGGCTGTCGCCCAAGAAGCGGATCGTGCTCGTGCTCTCCGATTTCGAGGGGTACACGTCGAACGAGATCGCCGAGATCGTCGGCGCGTCGTCGCTGACGGTGCGCACCCGGCTCTTCTACGCGCGCAAGGAGTTCTACCGGGAGATATCGAGGGAGGCCGCGTTCGCCGACCTCGCCGCCGGGGAGGCCAGGGGATGA
- a CDS encoding AgmX/PglI C-terminal domain-containing protein encodes MTRCLDERELYAAMDGRLSRRRGEHLAICPFCAARLARVIAVRTAARDACAPSPPDWDRVEALVARSVRDATVPRPAAGWSLAPAGLSLAAALLVVLAIVVGRQADEAGPALADAPGGGATTPRIFARAPLAAAVLERFGAGSPGSGAAVAEGDAVECGASGGARLALGDDIAVDEAGPARLEVASLDEWRPTIRLRSGGYRIDVSEGAMPQELVVLAAHAELTVTSGSAEILIVDGVLELRALDGPLRVATGGDFLELAAFEGLRAKAGQGVAVAGAWTRLPASRGPDAGDAPLLDLDRPTGTMPKQAVRDVLRANTDRLRACYETALKRSPGLEALSVTARLRVGVNGRVGRSSVAGVEEWPDLKRCLSEVLEGMRFPPPSGGEVELVAPLRLTPLD; translated from the coding sequence ATGACGCGCTGCCTCGACGAGCGCGAGCTCTACGCCGCGATGGACGGGAGGCTTTCCAGGAGGCGCGGGGAGCACCTCGCGATCTGCCCGTTCTGTGCGGCCCGGCTCGCCCGGGTGATCGCCGTGCGGACCGCCGCCCGCGACGCGTGCGCGCCGTCGCCGCCGGATTGGGACAGGGTGGAGGCGCTGGTCGCGCGCTCCGTCCGGGACGCGACGGTTCCCCGGCCTGCCGCCGGATGGTCGCTCGCGCCGGCCGGCCTGTCGCTCGCGGCGGCGCTCCTCGTCGTCCTCGCGATCGTCGTCGGCAGGCAGGCGGACGAGGCGGGGCCCGCCCTCGCGGACGCCCCGGGGGGGGGCGCCACGACGCCGCGGATTTTCGCCCGCGCGCCCCTCGCGGCGGCGGTTCTGGAGAGGTTCGGCGCGGGCTCGCCGGGCAGCGGCGCGGCCGTCGCCGAGGGCGACGCGGTCGAGTGCGGAGCGTCCGGGGGCGCCCGGCTGGCGCTCGGGGACGACATCGCCGTGGACGAGGCGGGGCCCGCGCGGCTCGAGGTCGCATCGCTCGACGAGTGGCGCCCGACGATCCGCTTGAGGTCGGGCGGGTACCGGATCGACGTATCCGAGGGGGCGATGCCGCAGGAGCTCGTGGTGCTCGCCGCGCACGCGGAGCTCACCGTCACCTCGGGCTCGGCCGAGATCCTGATAGTGGACGGCGTGCTCGAACTCCGCGCGCTCGACGGCCCGCTGCGCGTGGCGACGGGCGGCGACTTCCTCGAGCTCGCGGCCTTCGAGGGCCTGCGGGCAAAGGCGGGCCAGGGCGTCGCGGTCGCGGGCGCGTGGACCCGGCTCCCGGCGTCACGGGGGCCCGACGCGGGCGACGCGCCGCTCCTGGATCTGGACCGCCCGACCGGGACCATGCCCAAGCAGGCCGTCCGGGACGTGCTGCGCGCGAACACGGACAGGTTGCGCGCATGCTACGAGACCGCGCTGAAGAGATCCCCCGGGCTCGAGGCCCTGTCCGTGACCGCGCGGCTGCGGGTCGGGGTGAACGGCCGCGTCGGGAGATCGAGCGTCGCCGGCGTCGAGGAGTGGCCCGATCTCAAGCGGTGCCTCTCGGAGGTGCTCGAGGGCATGCGGTTCCCGCCGCCTTCGGGGGGGGAGGTGGAGCTCGTCGCGCCGCTCCGCCTGACCCCGCTCGACTGA